The Gopherus flavomarginatus isolate rGopFla2 chromosome 25, rGopFla2.mat.asm, whole genome shotgun sequence genome has a segment encoding these proteins:
- the LOC127040646 gene encoding uncharacterized protein LOC127040646 isoform X1: MSLGLWVCLSVYVVASYVSGSVCLCVVASYLCLWVCLSVYVVASYVSGSVCLCVVASYLCLWVCLSVYVVASYVSGSVCVCVVASYVSGSVCVYVVASYVSGSVCVCVVASYVSGSVCLYVVASYVSGSVCLCMSWLAMSLGLSMCLSRHLSGFVSTDSVISISIFLHYITEPCCPSSSTLSKLPDKPAGELVPTCFILGPRECCPGLIRSSMLPRRPVCASQEMQHGRGMGGGWGSVMPPLLLQDTWSGWGTLCCHGTASHGLLHCRRLAGAPCMPAPSVNTPPPVPGGLTLGTAWRRWCRAIVPAPRLGNPLVPGRGSSLETP, from the exons atgtctctgg gtctctgggtctgtctgtctgtgtatgtcgtggctagctatgtctctgggtctgtctgtctgtgtgtcgtggctagctat ctatgtctctgggtctgtctgtctgtgtatgtcgtggctagctatgtctctgggtctgtctgtctgtgtgtcgtggctagctat ctatgtctctgggtctgtctgtctgtgtatgtcgtggctagctatgtctctgg gtctgtctgtgtgtgtgtcgtggctagctatgtctctgggtctgtctgtgtgt atgtcgtggctagctatgtctctgggtctgtctgtgtgtgtgtcgtggctagctatgtctctgggtctgtctgtctgtatgtcgtggctagctatgtctctgggtctgtctgtctttgtatgtcgtggctagctatgtctctgggtctgtctaTGTGTCTCTCTCGGCATCTGTCAGGTTTTGTCTCCACAGACTCAGTGATTTCAATAAGCATTTTCTTGCATTATATTACAGAaccctgctgcccctcctcctccacgcTCTCCAAGCTCCCAGACAAGCCAGCGGGTGAGCTTGTCCCAACGTGCTTTATCTTGGGCCCCAGGGAATGCTGCCCTGGGCTGATAAGAAGCTCCATGTTACCCAGAAGGCCAGTCTGTGCCTCTCAGGAGATGCAGCATGGGAGAGGGATGGGTGGAGGGTGGGGCAGCGTTATGCCACCATTGCTCCTTCAGGACACTTGGTCTGGTTGGGGTACCCTATGTTGCCATGGAACAGCCTCCCATGGGCTGCTCCACTGCCGCAGACTAGCAGGGGCCCCGTGCATGCCTGCTCCCTCTGTTAACACACCTCCTCCTGTCCCTGGTGGCCTTACGCTGGGGACTGCCTGGAGGAGGTGGTGCAGGGCTATTGTGCCAGCCCCGCGCCTGGGGAACCCGCTCGTACCAGGCAGGGGATCTTCCTTGGAAACCCCTTAA
- the LOC127040646 gene encoding uncharacterized protein LOC127040646 isoform X2 codes for MGVVALGRWQRLRFAVGELIKWAGPGSLCFVASSPGLLSASHGFPLRSGIHQCSAAPTACFYLLSLGLSVCVCVVASYVSGSVCVYVVASYVSGSVCVCVVASYVSGSVCLYVVASYVSGSVCLCMSWLAMSLGLSMCLSRHLSGFVSTDSVISISIFLHYITEPCCPSSSTLSKLPDKPAGELVPTCFILGPRECCPGLIRSSMLPRRPVCASQEMQHGRGMGGGWGSVMPPLLLQDTWSGWGTLCCHGTASHGLLHCRRLAGAPCMPAPSVNTPPPVPGGLTLGTAWRRWCRAIVPAPRLGNPLVPGRGSSLETP; via the exons ATGGGCGTAGTAGCTTTGGGCAGGTGGCAGAGGCTGCGCTTCGCTGTAGGGGAGCTGATAAAGTGGGCAGGGCCTGGGTCTCTGTGCTTCGTGgcttccagccctgggctgctcAGTGCCTCTCACGGCTTCCCTTTGCGGAGTGGGATTCACCAGTGCAGCGCAGCGCCCACTGCCTGCTTCTATCTCTTGTCTCTGGGTCT gtctgtctgtgtgtgtgtcgtggctagctatgtctctgggtctgtctgtgtgt atgtcgtggctagctatgtctctgggtctgtctgtgtgtgtgtcgtggctagctatgtctctgggtctgtctgtctgtatgtcgtggctagctatgtctctgggtctgtctgtctttgtatgtcgtggctagctatgtctctgggtctgtctaTGTGTCTCTCTCGGCATCTGTCAGGTTTTGTCTCCACAGACTCAGTGATTTCAATAAGCATTTTCTTGCATTATATTACAGAaccctgctgcccctcctcctccacgcTCTCCAAGCTCCCAGACAAGCCAGCGGGTGAGCTTGTCCCAACGTGCTTTATCTTGGGCCCCAGGGAATGCTGCCCTGGGCTGATAAGAAGCTCCATGTTACCCAGAAGGCCAGTCTGTGCCTCTCAGGAGATGCAGCATGGGAGAGGGATGGGTGGAGGGTGGGGCAGCGTTATGCCACCATTGCTCCTTCAGGACACTTGGTCTGGTTGGGGTACCCTATGTTGCCATGGAACAGCCTCCCATGGGCTGCTCCACTGCCGCAGACTAGCAGGGGCCCCGTGCATGCCTGCTCCCTCTGTTAACACACCTCCTCCTGTCCCTGGTGGCCTTACGCTGGGGACTGCCTGGAGGAGGTGGTGCAGGGCTATTGTGCCAGCCCCGCGCCTGGGGAACCCGCTCGTACCAGGCAGGGGATCTTCCTTGGAAACCCCTTAA
- the LOC127040646 gene encoding uncharacterized protein LOC127040646 isoform X3 produces MSWLAIYVSGSVCLCMSWLAMSLGLSVCVSWLAIYVSGSVCLCMSWLAMSLGLSVCVSWLAMSLAMSLGLSVYVVASYVSGSVCVCVVASYVSGSVCLYVVASYVSGSVCLCMSWLAMSLGLSMCLSRHLSGFVSTDSVISISIFLHYITEPCCPSSSTLSKLPDKPAGELVPTCFILGPRECCPGLIRSSMLPRRPVCASQEMQHGRGMGGGWGSVMPPLLLQDTWSGWGTLCCHGTASHGLLHCRRLAGAPCMPAPSVNTPPPVPGGLTLGTAWRRWCRAIVPAPRLGNPLVPGRGSSLETP; encoded by the exons atgtcgtggctagctat ctatgtctctgggtctgtctgtctgtgtatgtcgtggctagctatgtctctgggtctgtctgtctgtgtgtcgtggctagctat ctatgtctctgggtctgtctgtctgtgtatgtcgtggctagctatgtctctgggtctgtctgtctgtgtgtcgtggctagctatgtctctgg ctatgtctctgggtctgtctgtgtatgtcgtggctagctatgtctctgggtctgtctgtgtgtgtgtcgtggctagctatgtctctgggtctgtctgtctgtatgtcgtggctagctatgtctctgggtctgtctgtctttgtatgtcgtggctagctatgtctctgggtctgtctaTGTGTCTCTCTCGGCATCTGTCAGGTTTTGTCTCCACAGACTCAGTGATTTCAATAAGCATTTTCTTGCATTATATTACAGAaccctgctgcccctcctcctccacgcTCTCCAAGCTCCCAGACAAGCCAGCGGGTGAGCTTGTCCCAACGTGCTTTATCTTGGGCCCCAGGGAATGCTGCCCTGGGCTGATAAGAAGCTCCATGTTACCCAGAAGGCCAGTCTGTGCCTCTCAGGAGATGCAGCATGGGAGAGGGATGGGTGGAGGGTGGGGCAGCGTTATGCCACCATTGCTCCTTCAGGACACTTGGTCTGGTTGGGGTACCCTATGTTGCCATGGAACAGCCTCCCATGGGCTGCTCCACTGCCGCAGACTAGCAGGGGCCCCGTGCATGCCTGCTCCCTCTGTTAACACACCTCCTCCTGTCCCTGGTGGCCTTACGCTGGGGACTGCCTGGAGGAGGTGGTGCAGGGCTATTGTGCCAGCCCCGCGCCTGGGGAACCCGCTCGTACCAGGCAGGGGATCTTCCTTGGAAACCCCTTAA